In Methanococcoides sp. LMO-2, a single window of DNA contains:
- a CDS encoding DUF3887 domain-containing protein produces MKLKIKALAGIIVLAAIILSGCTSIDEESFNADIEGYADPIAENALLALNEKNYTRFSADLDPTMKKAFTEEVFLKSADIVQDELGNYTSKELLEINAGDKHTVVVYQANFEKQTDDVILRLIFVNSEGQVELRGIWLDSSQLKKRMALER; encoded by the coding sequence ATGAAATTAAAGATCAAAGCATTAGCAGGCATTATCGTTTTAGCGGCGATCATCCTTAGCGGATGCACCTCCATAGATGAAGAGAGCTTCAATGCAGATATAGAAGGATATGCAGATCCTATTGCAGAGAATGCACTCTTGGCACTCAATGAGAAGAATTATACAAGATTCTCCGCGGATCTGGACCCGACAATGAAAAAGGCATTCACAGAAGAGGTTTTCCTCAAATCTGCAGACATTGTTCAGGACGAGCTTGGAAACTATACCTCAAAAGAACTCCTGGAGATCAATGCCGGTGATAAACATACAGTTGTTGTCTATCAAGCCAACTTCGAGAAACAGACCGACGATGTGATCCTAAGACTTATATTCGTGAACTCCGAAGGACAGGTGGAGCTCAGAGGCATCTGGCTTGACTCTTCACAATTAAAGAAACGCATGGCTCTGGAGCGATAA
- a CDS encoding sensor histidine kinase, with protein sequence MFAKKSRWNAIIVLIITMLFISSILFLGIRANAEVEEQFIDQFAQGQTSQAQQISNGITTFLNEKVTMLEVLSIQPHQIPDDNFTRTFENIYEKSKGFYVIEYVDKNGTIVSGYPEENTPLQYNLYENERSIPFDIVRETGETYITDPLTTFEKELAIYVWVPVYVGEDEFEGAFIAVIEIDKITEETIKTENPAGYIYLINDNARLLYDSAETDLIGKNYFDIINEPDVSRLEIIGMQTEGLSGSGTFSERNENGFLEQKIISYEPVIWKNQQWSVGVVTPLWYVESLVQSIYVKQGLFAMISVAFILFIGSFIALILFSWNKTLEDEVQSKTSELEKSNEYLQNANRKLKELDSLKNDFVSMVSHELKTPLTAMKTSSEFMKETECDPEVKEEMLDLIIRNIDRQSRMVDDLLDISRIESGRMKFNPEDVNIREIVETSLQTVEKQAKDKGINLKVGYPQESLTIRTDKDKLIRVFVNLLTNAIKFTPHDGDVEISVTDTGDNIQASIKDNGIGIPPEKRDKIFDKFYQVDSTATRKAGGTGLGLAIIKGIIDGQGGNIFVESENGKGSTFTFRLPKELKEEDFTEIEQH encoded by the coding sequence ATGTTTGCCAAAAAAAGCAGATGGAATGCGATCATCGTTCTTATCATAACGATGCTCTTTATCAGCTCGATCCTTTTTCTGGGGATCAGGGCCAACGCTGAGGTCGAAGAGCAGTTCATAGACCAATTTGCACAAGGCCAGACATCACAGGCGCAACAGATCTCCAACGGCATAACGACCTTCCTTAATGAAAAGGTCACCATGCTTGAGGTCCTTTCCATACAGCCCCACCAGATACCAGATGACAATTTCACAAGAACGTTCGAAAATATATACGAGAAGTCGAAGGGCTTCTACGTTATCGAATATGTGGACAAGAACGGAACAATAGTCTCAGGATATCCTGAAGAGAACACTCCACTGCAATACAACCTGTACGAAAATGAGAGGAGCATTCCTTTTGATATCGTACGGGAAACAGGTGAAACCTATATCACTGACCCGCTGACAACATTTGAAAAGGAGCTGGCGATCTATGTATGGGTACCTGTTTACGTCGGAGAGGATGAGTTTGAAGGTGCCTTTATTGCAGTCATTGAGATCGATAAGATCACAGAGGAAACAATAAAAACGGAAAATCCGGCAGGATATATCTACCTGATCAACGACAATGCAAGGCTTCTGTACGATAGTGCTGAAACAGACCTCATCGGAAAGAACTACTTTGACATCATAAACGAGCCCGATGTCAGCCGCCTTGAGATAATCGGCATGCAGACTGAAGGACTTTCAGGCAGCGGGACATTCTCGGAAAGGAATGAGAACGGCTTCCTGGAGCAGAAGATCATATCCTACGAACCTGTGATATGGAAGAACCAGCAATGGTCCGTAGGTGTTGTTACACCACTGTGGTACGTGGAATCACTTGTACAGTCAATATATGTAAAACAGGGTTTGTTTGCAATGATCTCTGTTGCATTCATCCTCTTCATAGGCTCATTCATAGCACTGATCCTGTTCTCCTGGAACAAGACACTTGAGGATGAGGTGCAAAGCAAGACGTCAGAACTGGAAAAATCCAATGAATACCTGCAAAATGCCAACCGGAAGCTAAAGGAGCTTGACAGTCTCAAAAACGACTTCGTATCAATGGTATCGCATGAGCTAAAGACACCACTTACCGCCATGAAAACCTCCAGCGAGTTCATGAAGGAGACAGAATGCGATCCAGAGGTCAAGGAAGAGATGCTTGACCTTATCATAAGGAACATCGATCGCCAGTCAAGAATGGTGGATGACCTGCTGGACATCTCACGCATTGAATCCGGCAGGATGAAGTTCAACCCTGAAGATGTGAATATCAGGGAGATCGTTGAGACATCCCTCCAGACAGTTGAAAAGCAGGCAAAGGACAAAGGAATCAATCTAAAGGTAGGATATCCACAAGAGAGCCTGACGATCAGGACCGATAAGGACAAGCTTATCAGGGTATTCGTAAACCTCCTGACGAATGCCATCAAGTTCACACCACATGACGGAGATGTGGAGATCAGCGTAACTGATACCGGTGACAACATACAGGCCAGCATAAAGGACAATGGAATCGGCATACCACCGGAGAAGCGTGATAAGATATTCGACAAGTTCTACCAGGTGGACAGCACCGCCACAAGAAAGGCAGGCGGTACCGGCCTTGGACTTGCCATTATCAAAGGTATCATAGATGGACAGGGCGGCAACATATTTGTGGAAAGCGAGAACGGTAAAGGCAGCACATTCACATTCAGATTACCAAAAGAACTGAAGGAAGAAGACTTCACAGAGATAGAGCAGCATTAA
- a CDS encoding response regulator, whose translation MEKETLDKDILRLLEEQPGISNKEIADKLSVPEDTVAKRVAALSDTREMILIVDDEPDAVIATKRALEADGYNVIDAENGAMAFDMLKSDIPDVILLDVMMPDMDGFEVCKRLKDDPAYRDIPVIMLTAKGEIDDKVGGLDIGADDYITKPFNLKELKARIKTVLRRTQD comes from the coding sequence ATGGAAAAGGAAACGCTTGACAAAGACATCCTGAGACTTCTTGAGGAACAGCCTGGCATCAGCAACAAAGAAATTGCAGATAAACTATCTGTTCCTGAAGATACGGTTGCAAAAAGGGTAGCAGCCCTTTCAGATACAAGGGAAATGATCCTTATTGTAGACGATGAACCGGATGCTGTCATCGCTACCAAAAGGGCACTTGAGGCAGATGGGTACAATGTCATCGATGCAGAGAACGGAGCCATGGCTTTCGATATGCTGAAATCAGATATTCCCGACGTGATCCTTCTAGATGTAATGATGCCTGACATGGACGGCTTCGAGGTTTGCAAAAGACTGAAAGATGATCCGGCTTACAGGGATATACCGGTTATAATGCTTACTGCAAAAGGAGAGATCGATGACAAGGTAGGCGGTCTTGATATCGGTGCGGATGACTACATAACAAAGCCTTTCAACCTGAAGGAGCTGAAAGCAAGGATCAAAACTGTGTTGAGAAGAACACAGGACTAA
- a CDS encoding MarR family transcriptional regulator: MDALEKIFGKTAQITVLKNLILHKGESTYLSGIADETGLSHSSVARVIEPLLKADIVTEKRLGKQIRTFSLNLDNELTLLILEFYDDLAKMKV; this comes from the coding sequence ATGGATGCTCTTGAAAAAATATTCGGAAAGACAGCTCAGATCACTGTTCTCAAGAACCTTATTCTACACAAAGGCGAGTCCACATACCTTTCAGGTATTGCGGATGAGACCGGTCTTTCCCATTCAAGTGTCGCAAGGGTCATTGAACCTCTGCTCAAAGCGGATATCGTAACCGAGAAACGCCTTGGAAAGCAGATCCGCACCTTTAGCCTGAATCTTGATAATGAGCTGACATTACTGATACTTGAGTTTTACGATGACCTTGCTAAAATGAAGGTCTGA
- a CDS encoding sensor domain-containing protein — protein MKERGISSIIRDFFGVVTRKQTYLNLTYLLFSFPLGTAYFIFLVTGLSMGLSLSITLIGIPILILMLVAWWELASFERQLAIWLLGIDIPPMEPRKISNQKMTEKLKGYILNPVTWKGLVFLFIKFPLGIFTLVIAFILLIFTLVLISMPFIYNTGYVNFGEAEVETMGVALVLMFGGLLLGFVSLHIMNALAKLSGALAYNLLGSTGSAYTNENDYTYIEDLDDIDEEDMEDDLEYDAESDLNDKLSGTAVEANDEASTASLK, from the coding sequence ATGAAAGAAAGAGGAATAAGCAGTATTATAAGAGACTTTTTTGGAGTGGTCACACGTAAGCAGACCTACCTGAACCTCACATACCTATTGTTCTCTTTCCCACTTGGAACAGCTTATTTCATATTCCTCGTGACAGGACTTTCAATGGGACTGAGCCTGTCAATAACCCTTATCGGAATTCCCATACTGATATTGATGCTTGTGGCATGGTGGGAACTGGCATCCTTTGAAAGACAGCTTGCCATCTGGCTTCTCGGGATCGACATACCCCCAATGGAACCACGGAAGATATCAAACCAGAAGATGACGGAGAAGCTGAAAGGATACATCCTCAATCCTGTAACATGGAAAGGGCTTGTTTTCCTGTTCATAAAGTTCCCGCTTGGAATATTCACACTGGTAATCGCGTTCATACTCCTGATTTTCACACTGGTATTGATCTCAATGCCTTTTATCTACAACACCGGTTACGTGAACTTCGGAGAAGCTGAAGTAGAAACAATGGGAGTAGCTCTTGTGCTGATGTTTGGTGGCCTGCTTCTGGGATTCGTCTCACTGCACATCATGAACGCCCTTGCAAAGCTTTCCGGAGCACTGGCCTATAACCTGCTTGGAAGCACAGGATCTGCATACACCAATGAAAACGATTATACATACATCGAAGACCTAGACGACATCGATGAAGAAGATATGGAAGATGACCTGGAGTATGATGCAGAAAGTGACCTGAATGATAAGCTCTCTGGAACAGCAGTTGAAGCTAACGATGAAGCATCAACAGCATCATTAAAATAA
- a CDS encoding PLD nuclease N-terminal domain-containing protein, translated as MLDSWIFFPINAIVFLTFAGLAIAGTLFWLWMLIDCAMNEPSQGNDKLIWVIIIIFAQFVGALIYFFIRRPKRIAQEPMMNPEK; from the coding sequence ATGCTTGATAGCTGGATATTTTTTCCGATAAACGCAATAGTGTTCCTGACATTTGCAGGACTTGCAATAGCAGGTACATTATTCTGGCTCTGGATGCTTATCGACTGTGCAATGAACGAACCGTCACAGGGTAATGATAAGCTGATATGGGTAATTATAATTATATTTGCCCAGTTTGTCGGAGCACTGATCTATTTCTTCATCAGAAGACCAAAAAGGATCGCACAGGAACCTATGATGAATCCGGAAAAATGA
- a CDS encoding ABC transporter permease, which produces MVNLRQSLEIATGSIFSSKLRSTLTTLGIVIGVAAVIANVAIGASFNQYFDEEIGTIGSNFIYVGTNEPNILFDNELEVVRNTPGIVRASPLNEQVAEVTYMSDSRRVTIMGVTGDYDEVANLQLSEGNFLKDNDQYVAVIGSEISGDTFDRTLANKNSIDITFRTRDGEVITQTFQVKGIVEKSEASFISSGMNPDNRIFIPITTMNEILNVEDYSGIFAEAESIDTVTETSDEIDTRLGRYLGISSRDMEKDDVKPYFIVDQQELLEEAGSLSDALTALLTAVALISLVVGSIGIMNIMLVTVTERTSEIGLMKAIGYSNYDVLTMFIVESAVVGTLGGVLGMILGCGGAYAAATFMNLPVVLPAGKIFAGFVVSIVVGLIAGAYPANKAAKMKPVDALRHD; this is translated from the coding sequence ATGGTCAACCTCAGGCAATCACTTGAGATCGCAACAGGAAGCATCTTCAGCTCAAAGCTTCGTTCCACCCTGACAACCCTTGGTATCGTAATAGGAGTAGCTGCCGTGATAGCAAATGTTGCCATCGGTGCAAGCTTTAACCAGTACTTTGACGAAGAGATAGGTACGATCGGCTCGAACTTCATATATGTCGGAACAAATGAACCAAATATCCTGTTCGATAATGAACTGGAAGTTGTCAGGAACACACCCGGAATTGTAAGAGCTTCACCACTCAATGAGCAGGTTGCTGAGGTGACATACATGTCGGACTCGAGAAGGGTTACTATCATGGGAGTTACAGGCGACTATGATGAGGTCGCCAATCTCCAGCTCAGTGAAGGTAATTTCCTTAAAGATAATGATCAGTACGTTGCTGTTATTGGTAGCGAAATATCAGGAGATACCTTTGACCGTACCCTTGCAAACAAGAATTCAATTGACATTACCTTCAGGACACGTGATGGAGAGGTCATCACTCAGACATTTCAGGTAAAGGGTATAGTGGAAAAGTCCGAAGCTAGCTTCATTTCATCAGGAATGAATCCGGACAACCGCATATTCATACCGATCACCACCATGAACGAGATCCTCAATGTGGAGGATTATTCCGGAATATTTGCAGAAGCCGAATCCATTGATACCGTAACAGAAACTTCGGATGAGATAGACACCCGGCTGGGGAGATATCTGGGAATATCATCCCGAGACATGGAAAAGGATGATGTCAAGCCATACTTCATAGTGGACCAGCAGGAGTTGCTCGAAGAAGCAGGAAGCCTTTCAGATGCCCTTACTGCACTGCTTACAGCAGTTGCACTGATCTCACTGGTAGTTGGTTCCATTGGTATCATGAACATCATGCTTGTGACAGTGACTGAACGTACGTCCGAGATCGGGTTGATGAAAGCTATCGGTTACTCCAATTATGATGTGCTGACTATGTTCATTGTGGAATCTGCTGTTGTGGGAACCCTTGGAGGGGTTCTTGGTATGATCCTCGGATGTGGTGGAGCCTATGCTGCTGCGACCTTCATGAACCTGCCAGTGGTCCTGCCTGCAGGGAAGATATTCGCAGGTTTTGTGGTTTCCATTGTTGTAGGCCTGATAGCAGGTGCATACCCTGCAAACAAAGCCGCGAAGATGAAACCGGTGGATGCACTCCGTCATGACTGA
- a CDS encoding COG1361 S-layer family protein produces MQISNLKITKELPTLVVLLMLLTCMLSPASAQESSSTSLDVDVQKYEPYPAEIGQYVDVWIKVENFRSGQSDDVSIRLVPEYPLSLDSENNAIKNIGILSPGTASVQEYRLYVDENAKPGTASFDVYYRGDSDSTWLKDTFEMKVGSTTFESRGTLELEESSADPGVFSPGDTGTITFTLTNTATQNTITFEGKDYDTNARIQSAFLSGSDNILVTSSEQDAGIIGPGNSVTLTFNVEVPDDTPDGTYYLDLSVLGNSHAYNNNWRVPVTVDSSALKMIPSKPLTLVNGEGKVQFDVANLHPNTLSSVSVRPEAEGVRFSPAEYFIGTMKPDELFTIEFTAVVENEEALTPLNLTAEYRNGFNEHSNTEEIGSFDITEENDGNTTTTAAAFGLVAVAGSSLFVYRKKKQDKIQE; encoded by the coding sequence ATGCAAATAAGTAACCTGAAGATAACAAAAGAATTACCTACACTCGTGGTCCTGTTGATGCTGTTGACATGTATGCTGAGCCCGGCATCGGCCCAGGAAAGCAGTTCCACAAGCCTTGATGTGGATGTGCAGAAGTACGAACCATATCCGGCAGAGATAGGACAATACGTCGATGTCTGGATCAAGGTAGAGAACTTCCGATCAGGACAATCAGATGACGTTTCCATAAGACTTGTACCTGAATACCCCCTTTCCCTGGATTCAGAGAACAATGCCATTAAAAATATCGGCATACTCTCACCAGGCACTGCATCTGTACAGGAATATCGCCTGTATGTCGATGAAAATGCAAAACCAGGAACAGCTTCTTTTGATGTCTACTACAGGGGCGATAGCGACAGCACCTGGCTAAAAGATACTTTTGAGATGAAGGTCGGCTCTACGACATTTGAGAGCAGGGGAACACTTGAACTGGAAGAGTCCTCCGCTGATCCGGGAGTCTTCAGCCCCGGCGATACAGGTACTATCACTTTTACGCTCACCAACACTGCTACACAGAACACGATAACCTTCGAAGGCAAGGACTATGACACCAATGCACGCATCCAGTCCGCATTCCTTTCCGGCTCTGACAATATACTTGTCACAAGCAGCGAACAAGATGCAGGTATTATCGGACCGGGAAATTCTGTCACACTTACATTCAATGTAGAGGTTCCCGATGATACTCCGGATGGAACATACTACCTTGACCTCTCGGTCCTCGGGAATTCACACGCATACAATAACAACTGGAGAGTCCCGGTCACTGTTGACAGTTCAGCACTAAAAATGATCCCCTCTAAGCCTTTAACACTTGTCAATGGAGAAGGAAAGGTCCAGTTCGATGTTGCAAACCTTCATCCGAACACGCTTTCATCCGTAAGTGTCAGACCTGAAGCAGAAGGAGTCAGATTCTCACCTGCAGAATATTTCATAGGCACCATGAAGCCGGATGAGCTCTTTACCATCGAGTTCACTGCAGTAGTGGAAAATGAAGAAGCACTTACACCCCTTAACCTGACAGCAGAATACAGGAACGGATTCAACGAGCATTCGAACACAGAAGAGATCGGCAGCTTTGACATAACAGAGGAAAATGATGGCAATACAACTACAACTGCTGCTGCCTTTGGACTTGTAGCTGTTGCCGGATCATCCCTATTTGTCTACAGGAAGAAGAAACAGGACAAAATTCAGGAGTAA
- a CDS encoding ABC transporter ATP-binding protein: MVVLAEQNKQEQETVIETIGLKKSYYLTDVEVPILHDINIEVKKGDFVAIMGPSGSGKSTLMNMLGCLDRPSEGHVMVMGMDINRISDIELAKLRGMEIGFVFQNFNLVSRLSALQNVLLPTYANHRPNIDMNERARKLLELVGLSDRMDHKPTELSGGQSQRVAIARALINDPAIILADEPTGNLDSKTSVEIMELFSDLHRKGSTIIMITHDPETSEYADRTIHVKDGYIENN, translated from the coding sequence ATGGTCGTTCTGGCTGAACAAAACAAACAGGAACAAGAAACAGTTATCGAAACAATTGGATTAAAAAAGAGCTACTACCTGACAGATGTTGAGGTACCCATACTTCATGACATTAACATTGAAGTCAAAAAAGGGGATTTCGTAGCAATAATGGGTCCTTCCGGTTCCGGTAAAAGTACTCTGATGAACATGCTTGGATGTCTTGACCGGCCCAGTGAAGGCCATGTGATGGTCATGGGGATGGACATCAACAGGATCTCCGATATAGAACTGGCAAAGCTAAGAGGGATGGAGATAGGGTTCGTGTTCCAGAACTTCAACCTTGTCTCCAGACTCTCTGCCCTACAGAACGTACTCTTGCCAACCTATGCAAACCACAGGCCGAATATCGACATGAATGAACGTGCACGGAAATTGCTGGAACTTGTGGGACTTTCAGACCGCATGGACCACAAACCAACTGAGCTCTCAGGAGGACAATCCCAGAGGGTTGCCATTGCCCGGGCACTGATCAACGATCCTGCCATAATCCTTGCAGATGAACCTACAGGGAACCTTGACTCAAAGACAAGTGTTGAGATAATGGAACTCTTTTCCGACCTTCACAGGAAAGGAAGTACGATAATCATGATCACTCATGACCCTGAAACTTCAGAATATGCTGACAGGACGATCCATGTGAAGGACGGCTATATAGAGAACAATTGA
- the thiC gene encoding phosphomethylpyrimidine synthase ThiC: MTLMEDAKKGLITPEIKSVAEVEGIDADTVRSCVAKGLVTIPRNIKGKSRAFGIGKYMSVKINANIGTSRDFVDIDDEVEKAKVAVEYGADTIMDLSTGGDLDLIRARIMDAVDVPIGTVPIYQAAASHKTVVDMTSDDMFNAVRKHAEDGVDFVTVHAGVNYNAIERLKNSDRITNMVSRGGSFTFAWMIHNEQENPFYAEYDYLVEIAKEYDLTLSLGDGMRPGCIHDASDGPKFMEFITLGELVRKARQSNVQTFVEGPGHVPLNEVELSVRAMKELCHEAPLYLLGPLVTDIAPGYDHITGAIGGTLAGMCGADFLCMTTPAEHLALPTAEDIREGATVTRIAAHAADLTRDGQKERARAVDERMAVARAELDWDTQYATAIDTERARTIRENRYTGSDACSMCGELCAMKIVKSALEESRQKDN; encoded by the coding sequence ATGACATTAATGGAAGATGCAAAGAAGGGCCTTATCACTCCTGAGATAAAAAGTGTTGCAGAGGTAGAAGGCATCGATGCTGATACAGTTAGATCTTGTGTTGCAAAAGGTCTTGTGACGATCCCAAGGAACATCAAGGGAAAATCCCGGGCTTTTGGTATCGGGAAATATATGAGCGTGAAGATCAACGCCAATATCGGAACCTCCCGGGACTTTGTGGACATTGATGACGAAGTTGAGAAAGCAAAGGTCGCTGTAGAATACGGTGCTGACACGATAATGGACCTTTCCACAGGCGGAGACCTTGACCTGATACGTGCAAGGATCATGGATGCAGTGGATGTACCAATCGGTACCGTGCCAATATACCAGGCTGCTGCTTCCCACAAGACAGTCGTTGATATGACATCCGATGACATGTTCAATGCCGTACGCAAGCATGCCGAGGACGGTGTGGACTTTGTAACGGTACATGCAGGTGTCAATTACAACGCAATTGAAAGGCTCAAGAACAGCGACAGGATCACGAACATGGTCAGCCGTGGAGGTTCCTTTACCTTTGCATGGATGATACACAACGAGCAGGAAAATCCTTTCTACGCAGAATATGACTATCTTGTTGAGATCGCAAAGGAATATGATCTCACATTGAGCCTCGGTGATGGTATGAGACCGGGATGCATACATGATGCATCTGACGGACCGAAGTTCATGGAATTCATCACACTTGGAGAACTTGTGAGAAAAGCAAGGCAGTCCAACGTACAGACCTTTGTGGAAGGTCCGGGACACGTGCCCCTCAACGAGGTCGAGCTCAGCGTAAGGGCAATGAAAGAACTGTGCCACGAAGCCCCACTTTACCTGCTTGGTCCGCTGGTCACTGACATTGCACCTGGCTATGACCACATCACAGGAGCCATCGGAGGCACTCTTGCCGGCATGTGCGGAGCTGATTTCCTCTGTATGACAACACCGGCAGAACATCTTGCGCTACCTACTGCCGAGGACATCCGTGAAGGAGCCACTGTTACAAGGATAGCAGCCCATGCTGCTGACCTTACCCGTGATGGGCAGAAAGAGCGTGCACGTGCAGTGGACGAAAGAATGGCAGTAGCCCGTGCAGAACTTGATTGGGACACACAGTATGCGACAGCCATTGATACTGAAAGAGCACGCACCATAAGGGAGAACAGGTATACAGGAAGCGATGCATGTTCCATGTGTGGCGAACTTTGTGCAATGAAAATAGTCAAGAGTGCACTGGAAGAAAGCAGGCAGAAAGACAATTGA
- a CDS encoding universal stress protein, with protein MTAKDYKKILIATDGSENADTAILSGIDIAKKLGAKVYAICVVPTHPSSSMPIGSRMMQWEVPFQVMMDEAEKAVQQVADACSSCEVEVEKLVLEGHPAEEIIKFAEENEIDLIVMGSLGKTGLTRLLLGSVAEEVVRHSKVDVMISR; from the coding sequence GTGACTGCTAAAGACTATAAGAAGATCCTGATAGCTACTGACGGGTCTGAGAATGCTGATACTGCTATATTGTCGGGTATCGACATTGCAAAGAAACTTGGTGCAAAGGTATATGCTATTTGTGTAGTACCTACCCATCCATCGTCATCTATGCCTATAGGCTCCAGGATGATGCAATGGGAAGTGCCATTTCAGGTAATGATGGATGAGGCTGAAAAGGCCGTTCAGCAGGTTGCCGATGCATGTTCATCATGTGAGGTTGAGGTTGAGAAGCTGGTTCTTGAAGGGCATCCTGCAGAAGAGATCATCAAGTTTGCTGAAGAGAACGAGATCGATCTTATTGTAATGGGAAGCCTTGGTAAGACCGGACTTACGAGATTACTTCTAGGAAGCGTTGCAGAGGAAGTTGTCCGTCACTCAAAAGTGGATGTTATGATCTCAAGATGA